In Mycobacterium sp. ITM-2016-00317, the genomic window GGATCGTGGTGTCCACGATCGTGTCGTAGAACGCCTGAACGGATGCCAGTGAGGCCTCGTCTACACCCGAGATGATCTTCGGTGTGTTGACCAGGGTCCAGGTGACGTTGCCCGGGTCGATGCGCTCGGGACTGAACCCGAGGTGGAAGTCACTACCGGCGAGCAGGCCGGAGCCATCCTCGAGGATGGGCGCGACCAACTCCTGGGTGGTCCCCGGGTAGGTGGTCGACTCCACGATGACGGTCGCACCGGGCCGGAGGTAGCGCGCGAGTGTCTGCGCGGATTCCTCGATGTAGCGCAGATCGGGCACGCCCTCGCGAAGCGGCGTCGGTACGGCGATGATCGCGACGTCGAAATCGACGCAGGCGCCTGCGTCTGACGACGGGTGGAAGGCGCCCGACTCCAGGATCGCGCTGAGGACGTCGTCCGCGATGTCCTCTATGTACGAGTCCGCGGCCAGGAGCCTCTTCATGCGATTCTCGTCGATGTCGTACGCCACCACGCGATGGCCGACCTGGGCGGCGCGAACCGCGAGCGGCAGGCCGACATAGCCCTGCCCGACAACAACGACTCTCATCAGTGACCTCCCCGGTACCGTCGGACGCCATGGCGGTTACCGACCGTGAGCAGTGAGACGACCCGCTTCGCGTCGAGGCGCCACGTCGTGTCCCCCTCGTGCACCAGCGTTCTGGGTATGGCGTGGCGGCCGATCTCGGGGCCCGCCTTCACCGCGCATGCGTAGTCGTAGCCCGCGCCCCGAGCAGCATCCACGACGCGCGCATCCAGGTATCCGTACGGGTAGCAGAAGCCCTGCACTGGTCGAGAAATCAACTCCTGCAGCACCTCTCGGCTTTGTGACACTTCCGATGTGAGCATTGCTTCGTCCGCCTTCAGCAGTGAGATGTGCTTGAGCCCGTGCGACCCGATCTCCATTCCGGCCTCGGCAATCTGCTTCACCTCGTCCGCGGTCAACAGTGCCTTGTTCGGTCCGGGACGGCTCCACTCGTTCTCCCCGCCGAGCCGCCCTGCAAGAATGAAAACTGTTGCGGTGTAACCATATCGTTGCAGCACCGGCAACGCGTTGGGGATGAAGTCCTGGTAGCCGTCATCGAACGTCAACCCGACCAGCCCGCGCGCCCGGCCCTCGGCAGAGGCTCGGAGGAGTTCCTGCATCGAGACGCCGCGCAGTCTCCTTCTCCGCAACCAGCGCATCTGACTCTCGAATCGCTGCGGAGTCATCGTCACTTCGTACGGATCCTCGTCGTAGGTTGCGATCGAGTGATACATCCACACCAGCGGGACAGTGTCCAGG contains:
- a CDS encoding polysaccharide deacetylase family protein, whose product is MTASIAGGASTSRDLDTVPLVWMYHSIATYDEDPYEVTMTPQRFESQMRWLRRRRLRGVSMQELLRASAEGRARGLVGLTFDDGYQDFIPNALPVLQRYGYTATVFILAGRLGGENEWSRPGPNKALLTADEVKQIAEAGMEIGSHGLKHISLLKADEAMLTSEVSQSREVLQELISRPVQGFCYPYGYLDARVVDAARGAGYDYACAVKAGPEIGRHAIPRTLVHEGDTTWRLDAKRVVSLLTVGNRHGVRRYRGGH